In a genomic window of Epinephelus fuscoguttatus linkage group LG23, E.fuscoguttatus.final_Chr_v1:
- the lg23h4orf48 gene encoding neuropeptide-like protein C4orf48 homolog, with protein sequence MASGGYLQATVLLLAVQLLCLGAADADQEAGTVIPAESRPCVDCHAFEFMQRALQDLKKTAFNLDARTETLVLRAERRALCDCMPTNSLR encoded by the exons ATGGCATCCGGTGGATATCTGCAGGCAACGGTGCTCCTTCTGGCGGTCCAGCTCCTGTGTCTCGGTGCAGCTGATGCGGATCAGGAGGCTGGGACTGTCATCCCTGCCGAAA GTCGCCCATGCGTGGACTGTCATGCATTTGAGTTTATGCAGAGGGCACTGCAAGATCTAAAGAAGACCGCGTTCAACCTTGATGCCAGG ACAGAGACGCTGGTGCTGAGGGCGGAGAGGAGGGCCCTGTGCGACTGTATGCCCACCAACTCGCTGCGCTGA